A genomic segment from Aegilops tauschii subsp. strangulata cultivar AL8/78 chromosome 1, Aet v6.0, whole genome shotgun sequence encodes:
- the LOC109755132 gene encoding Bowman-Birk type wound-induced proteinase inhibitor WIP1 produces MKSSTLVAILILQAVLVMGILSQANAEFPKCCDNCRFFSGAVVCDDAGPKCRDGCVNCRVVETSPKMTFRCADARGDDGTPCPPCKKY; encoded by the exons ATGAAGAGTAGCACGCTCGTGGCGATCCTGATTCTCCAGGCCGTCCTGGTCATGGGAATCCTCTCACAGGCGAATG CCGAGTTCCCAAAATGCTGCGACAACTGCAGGTTCTTCTCGGGGGCCGTGGTCTGCGACGACGCCGGCCCCAAGTGCCGCGACGGCTGCGTGAACTGCCGCGTCGTGGAGACGAGCCCCAAGATGACGTTCCGGTGCGCCGATGCGCGCGGCGACGACGGCACGCCCTGCCCGCCCTGCAAGAAGTACTGA
- the LOC109755131 gene encoding Bowman-Birk type wound-induced proteinase inhibitor WIP1 gives MKSTKLAAILILQAVLVMGILSHVNADYFPKCCNNCRSFSGVDVCDDAHPQCPKGCSACRVVTPSPHKTFRCADMKSTVDGTCGGPCKKH, from the exons ATGAAGAGCACCAAGCTCGCGGCGATCCTGATCCTCCAGGCCGTCCTGGTCATGGGGATCCTCTCACACGTGAACG CCGACTATTTCCCCAAGTGCTGCAACAACTGCAGGTCCTTCTCGGGGGTCGACGTCTGCGACGACGCCCACCCCCAGTGCCCCAAGGGCTGCTCGGCCTGCCGCGTGGTGACGCCGAGCCCTCACAAGACGTTCCGGTGCGCCGACATGAAGAGCACCGTCGATGGCACCTGCGGCGGGCCATGCAAGAAGCACTGA